ACATCGCCTACATGATCCCCAAAATTCAGGTACGATCATTGCTTGCAGCAGCAGTGCCAGTTACATACATGCACGTTCCCTGTTTAACAATCACGGCCGGTCAACCCTGATGAGTTTCCTGTACGTGAACATTATACCTCATTTCGGTACAGCAGGCAGTGGTATTTTTAGGAATGCAAAGCTAGATTCAGGTCTATTTTGGCCTTTACTGTACCTGCAAATTCTGTTCCATCTCTCCCTCCGATTCAGTATTAGTTACACCAGTTACTTCATTGTTCCTTTATCTAATTTATTATATACATTTTGATGGAGTAGAAAATTTTGGTACCCAATTCAAGTTTTCCTAACACTGCATTTTTTGGTTCCTCCTCGACCAAGTCAGCCAAAATGTCTCCGCCGGTACAGTTTACAGTTTGTGACAACATCAGTGCAAGAGAAGGACAGAGCTAATCCTGATAGGAAGCAGGAGCAGAGCACTGAGAAAGGTGAATCTCCAGATAAAAAACCTCGAGTTGTCAAGAATGCTGCCGCTGCGTTGGgcagcaaggaggaagaaggaaaTGGCCTGGCGATAAACCCTTTTGGTGCATACCAAGTCATGTCATCTGCTGCCTCATATTTACATTCCCGGGCCATGGGCATCAATCCCTTTGGTTCCAGGACTAATGGTAAGAATGATCCAACAACCATCATGGCCATTGTGAGTGGTGAGAATGGTGAAGGTTTAACCTTGGACGAAGCCTCATTTGTGGCCACAACAAATTCAGTAACTTCCATGGTTGCTGCCAAGGAAGAAACAAGACAAGCTGTTGCAGATGATCTAAATTCTTCAAGGTCATGTCCCTCTGAATGGTTTATTTGCGATGATGATCAAGGCAGCACAAGATACTTCGTAGTTCAGGTAGAGCTCCTCCCTAATATCTCATGTCTCCGTGTGTGTGTCTTTAGCATGTTAGTTGATCCTGCCACTTGTTTTGCTCGATCATGACTTGCTTATTTTACTGGCAGGGCTCGGAGACGATCGCTTCTTGGCAGGCCAACCTACTATTTGAACCAGTCAAATTTGAGGTATGCCGGTATTCAATCATTTTAACTTCTTCTGTAGCTTCATTTAGTTATGCATCATGGACACATCAAGCAAATTCAGTGATGCGTAAACGTTTGCATTTGTACTATATGTTGAAAGGAACAGCTGTCACATTTATGTAATCTCTTGGCATTTCTTATGCGCTCCAGGGACTCGATGTACTTGTTCACAGGGGAATATACGAAGCTGCCAAAGGGATGTATCACCAAATGCTGCCATATGTCAGATCACACTTGAGAAATTATGGTAAATCCGCAGAATTACGATTCACTGGCCATTCTCTTGGTGGGAGTTTGGCTTTGCTTGTGAATCTAATGTTGCTGATGAGAGGAGAGGCACCTGCTGCATCATTGTTGCCTGTTATAACATTCGGTGCCCCATGCATCATGTGTGGCGGTGACCACTTACTCCGTAAACTCGGGCTGCCGAAGAGTCATGTGCAATCAATCACAATGCATCGGGATATTGTTCCTCGAGTATTTTCGTGCAATTATCCTGACCATGTCGCCAACATTCTGAAGCTCGCCAATGGAAATTTCCGCAGTCACCCATGCCTTACAAACCAGGTACGCTCGTGTCTGGTGACCTCTTTATTTTGTAACACAAATGGTAAATTAGTTTTTTTTAACCTATGTGATAGATATTTCATTTACTAGATAATCAAGGTCCATGATAGCCATTTTGTTGTTGCAACGACTTATGAGGGTAGGTTTGATTTCTGACATGGAAAACAATAGATAAGCACATTGATCGGTTGGATTATCTGCCATATCTTCTTTGTTGATTTTCTCACTGTAACTATATTATATAGGACTAAAACATGCATCTTGTAAAAATCGTAGTAATTGGTTGATGCCTTTTTTTTTCTGAATAAGCATTGAAAATATACATAGGATCAATGCATGTCCTGCAACCACACTCTTAAGTCTTAACCAATAATAATGGCTGTAATCCCTTCTCTGTAATTCACTGCAGAAACTCTTGTATGCCCCAATGGGGGAAGTCCTCATCTTGCAGCCGGACAAGAGGCTGTCCCCGCACCACCACCTTCTCCCACAGGACAGTGGCATCTACTACCTGGGCGATTCGGCAGGCATCTCCCTGAAACTGCTCCAATCCGCCGTGTCAGCCTTCTTCAACTCCCCACACCCGTTGGAGATCCTCAAGGACAGCGGCGCCTACGGCCCCAAGGGCACGGTGTACCGCGACCACGACGTGAACTCGTACCTGCGGTCGGTCCGCGGCGTGGTGCGCAAGGAGGTGCGGCGCCTCCGGGAGGCGGAGCGCGAGCGGTGGCAGCTCCTCCTGTGGTGGCCGCTGGCCGTGCACGGCGTGCTGGCCACCGGCATTGGCGGCTGGGGCGAGCTGGCGGACGCGGTGGCGCGGGGAGGGAAGCAGGCGGCGAGGCAGGCCCAGCAGCACGCCCGGCTGCTGGCGCTGTTCCTGCTGCCGGTGAAGCTGCTCGTGCTCGGGGCTCTCCTGGCCGTTGGACTGAGGtgatagatgatgatgatgatgatacgTAGTTCCTTTCGTTTCGTTCGTTTGCACAGCGATAGCATTACATGATTCTTTTGTCCGAGCCGGGACGCCAAGCGGACACATGTCGTGATCAGAATGCTCGGATGCTGCCTTTCTCTAAGATCGATCCATCAGCAAAGTGTGTGTATAACAGATTAACATGAAGGCTCAGATTATAGAAAAGCACCATCAGCAAGCTGTCTCAAAGTAACTCCTCAAAGTAGCATCATCTCTTATATCGTTATTGCCTCATGTGGTTCTCGTCTATGCTACGTCTCAACAACTTATGAGCGAAAAAAGAGGTTGAGCTGTAGGAGATAATCTCAGACCGATGCTAAAATGGAGCACCAAGTTGTATTAACTGCTCACATGAGTAGGTGAGCCGGCAGTTGCCTTGCCAGAACATACTCATGCAGAGTCACGTAGTACTTCCTCTTTAAAGAAATATAAGAATGTTAAGAATGTTTAGATCATTAGGAGTCGTTACGTACTCTAcatagtagttcctttgtaaaaaatatataaaaatgttTAGGTCATTAAAGTAGTGACCTAAACACTTTTAAATTTCTTTACGGAAGGAGTATATTTTTTGAGTAGTAGTATTGACCCGTATTTTGTTTGTGTTGAACTTGACTGTACTTGGGTTGGATAGTTGGAAGGAAGGAAGGAACGGTGATCTCGGAACGAGGAACATCTCCCCTTCCCTCCAGCTCCAATGCCAATTCCAGTCGCCACTCATCCCCCATTTGGTCACAACTCGGCACATGATGATCCAACGGGAAAGCGACGAATGTACCGGCTTAGAAAGTTCCAGACGAACGAAAACTGCTCCTCCTGCTCGCAAATGGAAAACGATCGGGGCCAAGAAACACGGACTTTCTTCTTTTCAAACCATCAAGGCGTTTGTTCCTTTCTTTCTCGCGCCTGGGCCTGGGAACCTTCGGCGTGGCGCGGCGCGGGCCGGGTGCCGACAAGCGCCGGGGTTGGCGTCGCGCGGCCGCTCGTGCCGATCTGGCCACCTGGGCGGGGCGGGGCGTGCCGTGCCGATCTCACCCCACCCCGTCGCGGGTTCTCGTACGTCTGTTTCGCTCGCGTCGCGTGGCTCACGGCGTTGCCGGCCCTATCCGCTGCTGCGTGAGTTGCGGTCCGACGGAGAAGAATGTGTGGTTGGGAACGCCGGGGGAGACCGGCGCGGCCAAGCAagccaatgctcaagtacgagcCGGCGGGCAAGGGTGAGACTTGCACGGCATACATGCACGCTCGTCTTTTTTCCTTGCCACTTCTGATTAACTAACCGCGGGAGTGGCCGACTGACTACTGCAACTAGTAGCAAATTTGATGGGTAGGGTTAAGAACTTAAGAACCGCTACGTTCCGTTCGACAAGTGCGTGGCTTCGACGGAACTGACAAAAGGCACGCAAAATGTTTTGCGTTGGTAAAATGGAAAAGATTTTGCTTGGTAGCCACATTAGGCTTGTTTGTCTGGTCGAGACCGGGAGCGCGAGACAACGACTGCATGCGGCGAGAGAAAGGTGAAGAGATAATCTTCAGACTCGTCTCAGATCTCCAAAGGCGTTTGCCTCTTTGATGATGCTCATGTTTTCGGGGGATATGGTGGGAAACCTAATACTGGAATCTTTCTTGTTCCTTTCATGGTTATTATTAGCAAGATTAATTAGGAGATGTCTCTTTGGTTTTTTTTTGAGAAGGAGGATTaccggcctctgcatctgagtgatgcatgcagccattttattaattattcataaaagactttacaaaaaaatacagcagtaagtctgaagccaccgtctaggcgacaactgtcgctactcctatccaattgGCGCGAAGCATTTGAGCATTGTAATGCCACGAGGGGAGATCTTTTATATTGCCGCTTTGCAGCTCTTGTCTAAAAATTTCTTTCTTAATCAATGAAATTGAAAATCTTTTGCCTTTTTTTTAAGAGGTGAAGAGATGGTCGCGGCTTGGCTGCATGCAATTCAGGCGGGCGGCAATCACAATTGAACGCGTAAGCGTGTGAACTCGGGCGGCGACTCCGGTGAAATTCTAATCGGGCAAATTGCGCAACAAAATGGATAATACATGGTATAATAACCTTTCTTTTTGTGGGAAGCATGGGAAGATAACTTGATGATTTGCTATAAAAGATTTCTCAAAAGCATGATGCTATGAGTGTGAGGTTTAAGTTGTGCACTGTAAAATTGTGCAAAATGACCTGAAAGTGCAAGAGTTCATGGCAAAGTTGAATGAAGATCAAATTGGCCTAGAAGGCATTGACTTCTCAATGGGAGATGATGGCCCAAAGTGGAGGAACAAGTGGATGAAGATGTGGTCGAGTTCGATACACCAACAACCTGGAAGGTTGAGCAATTAGAAGATGAGGAGGATGTGGCAATATGCTATGCAAGGATGCATGTATCTCTTGATGAGTTGGTAGAATTCTTACCCGTATGTGGTTTGAATTTGAATCAAATTATTGACATCTATGCTTTTGAAACATCAAGATTTGACTAAGTATGTTGTAGAAGTGAAGTTGAAATGAACTTTATCCATGAAAAATGATGAGACAAATAGCTAAATTTTTGTATTGGGAGTTGTGTTTTGGGGATGGGTTAGAAGGCACTCTCCCAATACCGAAGATAGTTTTTGTCGCCTAAGTTTTGTATTGTCGCTCTTAGTTAGAAGGCAACCTCCTAATACCGAAGATTTTGTGGGGAATTAAATTTTAGAGATTGTTTTTTTTTGTAACTAAGATTTGAGGATGGATTAGAAATGCTCTTAGTTTTGGGATAATTTTTTGGCAAGTAATGTTTGAGAATGGACTAGCTTACAACATGCCCAGGCTTTAATAATTTAGTAGCTACACACGGAATTCTGGGATATGGCTCCACGTGTATCAATTATGaataataaaatataaaaaatactagaaaaaaaatcaaaaagtCCCTATTTTTTTAACATACATGATCGAGTGTTCTACTCACTTGTGAAGTTTCGCAAAAAACGACATCAGTGGTATTCTAAGCAAAATAGACAAAATCGGTGCTGTAAAAAAGAACATGTGGGGAGTTATCTCTTCGCTTCTTTTTAGTTCGCACATCAGGTTTATCTCAAGTAAAACCTTCagaagtttgaccaaatttataaaaTGAACACCAACGTGCACAATACCAAATCTACCCATCATGAAATATGTGTTATACTCTATTTATTTGATATTGTAGGTGTTGATAATTTTAATATAAATTTGTTTGATCTATACATTATGGACCGGTCTTGAGTCAAGGATACAACTCTATCACCACAGCCCATAAACAGACCTGTACTCAAGTGGCAATCGAGAGGCGCCGCTGTCCGTCTTTTCCCTGCGGACCCTTCAGCGAGGCGTGTAGGGGGGCGATTCTGGGTTCTCGCGGGCTCAGAAgacgaggaggacgacgacgggGATCCCGCCGGCAGATCGCCGGCCGACTACTCACCGACGCCATCCGACGTGATCCGCGAGGCCTTCAGCCCTGGGTACTCGGAGGAAGAGGTGGCCGCGTTGGTCGACGACATTGTGCCGGGCGATGATCCGGCGCGGATCGGGCTGCGTTCAGAGGATAGGGTGGAGGTTGTTCGCCGGATCATTCAccggaggacggcggcgacggcggtccGACCTTGGAAAGGGCCTCTACCTAAGGTATGCATCCAACCCCTAACTTTGTCAGATTTTTTCCCGCAAGATGCTTGGACTCGGGTTGTCCGtaagaaaaagaagaggaaggGGAGATCGGAGCCAGCGCCGCCGGCGCCGGAGATCCGAACGGCGGCTGAGATCCGGGCGGCTAGGGTTGCTCGTTTGAATTTCATTTTGGGCCGAGAAGGGGCTGTCGATGAGCGGGCCGGCTGTGAGCCCGTGCATGGGTATGAGGCCCAACATGGGGGAGCTGAGGAGGGGCTTTGTGGACTGGCTTCGACTGGGTATGTGGCCCGGGAGAGCCTCGACGCGCCTCCTTTGCATATCGAGCCATGCAGGGTCGAAGATCGTCGTGATCGATCTACCCTGCCGCCGCCTAGGATTGCCAAGCGTACGGTGGTGCCTGGTTTTCCTCGGTGCGGACCTGGCCGTGCAACCCGTattcctcctctcgccatggctgGGCGGGGAGTGCTCCTTCCGCCGATCTGAAGAACCATGTGGGGGCCGGGGCGCCGCCGGCTGGACGTGGTGGCGGTCCGCTAGGGCAGCGGCCGGTCCTGCCGGCAGGGCGTGGCGCGCCGCCGGGGGTGCGACCTGCGGCTGCTGCAGGGCGTGGCAACCCGCCCGGCCCGCGACTGGCGCTGGTGGCGGGTGCGATTCCGGCGGCCGGTCGTGGCGCTCTGGgacttcggccgccgccgccggcttTGGCGGTACCTACGGCTGTGGGGCGCGGCGCTGCTCCGCCGAGTCCACCGTCTTCTACGGCTGTAGGGCGTGGAGCTGCTCCGCCGAGGCCGCCGGTGCATGCTTCTGCCAATGGCCCTCGGTCGGTTGTCCAAGCCAATGGCTCACCGCCGATTGTCCAGGCCACTTCTGCCGGCGTGCAGCCTCGTGGCGCGCCGCCGCCTCACTACGTCGCGAGGCCGACGCAAAAGCGCTCGGGCCCAACGCAGACGAGACAGAACGTGGGGGCTGGAGAGTCTAAAGATCCGCCCCGGGGacagtgggggggggggcgatGGCTATGATGCTTATGGGGATGGTCAACACCGTGGATCGTCATCTACGGGAGGTGGTCGTGGTTATGCTTGGCAGAGTAATGGTTCTGCTGAGAGGCCGTTTCTAGGCCCTCCGGGCGGTTTTGTCGAGGGAGCTTCAGGACCGGACTACCGGCAGAGAGGTGACTACCGTGGTCACCGTGGTGGTCGTGGTCGATACCGCAGACAGCCTCCGCCACCGGCCGTTGTGGACCATCAGGCTACTAATGTAGCGGCCGATCCTGTTCAGGCGACCGTACTGCCTAGCCAGGCAATGGAGGTAGTGACGGCTTTGGCCAACGCGGAAGTTCCTGGGACTGGTGCTTCAGCTGACGCTGGCGACAGGACAGAGTCTGAGAGGGCGTCCAAGTGGGCGCGTAAGAAGGAGAAGATGCTATGCTATCGATGTGGTGAGAAGGGTCACTTCATTGCTGAGTGCGTGGCGGAGTTGTGCGATACGTGTGGTAAGCCAGCACATGCCACGGGGGATTGCCCGCTTCTGCGTGATCAGGCTTCGGCTCTTACAATGTACGGAGTATACTGTGCTGAGCTGATGTTCTTTGAGTCCCCAGTTGCGAGAGAGATTCCAGCGGAGACGCAGAGCTTGACTACTGGAATTGTGAAAGCTACCCAGGGAGCGGTTTCTGAGGCTCGGATTGTGCAGAGACTTCAGGAACTGGCTCCAGGTGATTTTCAGTGGGAGCTTATCCATATCGAGGACAGTGTGTTCAGGGTTGACTTCCCAACGGTGGAGGATTTGCAGCGGTTGCTGAGCTTTGGGTTATGCAAGGTCCCTGGTACTAAATGTATTCTAGAGTTTCACGAGTGGAAGAAAGTGGAGCCTAAGGGAAAGCCCCTCACTCAGGTATGGTTGCGGTTTTCCGGGGCTCCCTCTGAGTCTTTGATGGATGCTCGAGTTGTGGCTAGTCTGGGTATTATGGTTGGCAAAACTGAGAAAGTGGATATGGCGTTCACCCGCGCTCATGGGGTGGCCCGACTTCTAGTGAGTGTTTTGGACATTGAGTTCGTCCCGGATGTGGTAAACTGGACTTATAGGGGAGAGGTGTTTCCTCTAGAGATTGAGTTTGAGGATGCAGAGTTGTTTGCTGAGGCGGTTAATGGGGCTGATGTGGATATGCACGAGGGCGACGACAACGCGGGTGCTAGTGAGGAACCGACTGATGAGGCTGGACGAGAGAGGTCCAACGGACCGGACCTGTTGCTCAGTTGCCCGGGGATGGGCCCAGGGTAAAGCCGGCCCCATCTCCGTCGGTGCCGATGAGTACTTTGCGGTTTGGGTCCTTTGAGCCAGCGTCTGCCCCTCCTAGACTTTGGAGCGACCGGGTGGATTATGATGATGTCTTTGAGTGCTCGCTTCCGGTGCTGGATATTGATGATGCTGATAGCCCCGTGGTGGGAGGCTTGGCGAGGACGCACTCGGCGACGACCTTGGAGGGGGGTGGGGAGGTGGAGCCTCAGGTGGTTTCGCTCTCCCCCGCTCCCCCTGTGGTCACGGGCCAGGAGATGTCGTCTTCTTCGGAGGATGTGCCTAGGAGGGGAGTCCGGGGCAGGTGGCCTCGACTTCTTCTCCTCCTATCTTGGCGCCGGCGACGCCGACGACGGACGAGCTTGGGGGAGGCCATCTGGGTCTGCTGGTCCCGGTTCCTTCTCCTACGGCGGCGGCTAGAGAGGCCACTTCTCTAGTGGTGCTGGGTGGGGGTCTGGGGCAGGTGGCCTCGACCCTTCCTTCTACTTCAGCTGTCGGGACGACGACGCCCTCAGGCCTGAGGATTGGGGCGGGGGGAGTGTTCGGGCAGGCGGCGCCCGCGCCTCCCTCCCCCGGTTTTCCCTCCGTGGGCCTTGGGAGCCCTCCGCTGCCTCCTCCGGGTTCTTTGGCTGATTTTTCAGCGCAAGGCACTACTCGGGAGGAGGTCATTGCGTTTGGTGGGATCCCCGACCCGGTCTCTGCGGGGCGACGGATGAGTTCTCGTCTCCAGGACCACCCGGAGGTTGATGACATGCAGCAGAGGTGCGCTATGAGGGCGGCCAAGCTCCGTGACATTGAGGTCACTACTGGTATGTCCGTCAACATGTCTAATTCTATTTTGCATTTTTCTAAAGATGAGATTATAAATAATGCCAACCAATTAGGAGTTTCGCTAGGGAGTACTAATAGTGAAATTTCCAACTCGGTTAATGATCTCCTTGATTTGGAAGCGGAGCGCGCTTTAGAAACAATTCGAAACCTAGCAGCAATAAGACCTATGAATGATGCTGAGATTGATGCGTTGGGGGTAAGAGTGCTCGATAATTTTTGTGCGGATCTTACACCATCCACTATTGAATCCGAGGAGGAGGATGTTATTCTAGAGGATGCAGTGACTAGACCCACTGAGCCCGGTTATGAGGACCGGATGGAGGACCATAGTAAACCCAAGCGTAAGTGGAAGCGGAAGGTTTATCCCGCTTCCGCGGTTTGTAGGAGTGATAGGATTCGGACGGCCAAAAAATTTCATGATGACATATGAAAGggatcttttggaatagcagaggtctgaaggacttggctaaaagaagatTTCTTGCTGAGGCGACTCTTGAGCATCGATTAGATTTCATTGCTCTCTCAGAAACTGGTAGGGATAATTTTGTGCCATAGTTTCTCAACACTTTATCGGGGGGTGTCGATTTTGATTGGCATTGCCTTCCTCCGCGAGGAAGATCGGGTGGGATCTTGCTTGGAGTGAGATGCGATTCACTAGAAGTCCGAAGTGTAGTGCGTGACTTCGCGGTTAAATTTTGGGTCAGGTCCAAAGCTGATGGGTTTAACTGGGCTCTGGTGGCGGTTTATGGTGCCGCACAACCCGAGCTTAAACAAGAGTTTTTGGCGGACTTGGTTCGAATTTGCGGATCCGAGCAGCTCCCAATTTTGGTTGGGGGTGACTTCAACATCATTAGGAGGAGAGAGGAAAAGAATAACGATAATTTTGACGGCAGATGGTCGTTTATGTTTAACACCATTATTGAAAGCTTGGATCTGAGAGAGATAGAGCTTTCTGGTAGAAAATTTACCTGGGCCAACGCTTTGCCAAATCCGACATATGAGAAGTTGGATCGAGTCCTCGCGAGCGTCGAGTGGGAACAGAAGTTCCCTCTCGTAACGGTTCAGGCTCTCTCGCGTGGAATCTCGGATCACACACCTTTATTCGTGGATTCAGGTGAGCCAAACCACATGGGAAACAAAAACACCTTTTCTTTCGAACTTGCATGGTTTGAACGAGAAGGTTTCTTGGATCTGATTGCCAGGGAATGGGCTAAAGATACAGGAGGTACGACTTCTGTCGAGCGTTGGCAGAATAAGATCAGGCATTTGAGAAGTTTCTTACGGGGATGGGCTAAACACCTTAGTGGGATTTATAAGATTGAAAAGGATAGGCTCCTTTCTCTAATTCAGTCCCTAGATATAAAAGCCGAATCCACGATTTTGCAACCTGCTGAGTTCCAGATTAAGCTGGATGCGGAGATGAGGTTGAAAGAACTTCTCCGCGAAGAAGAATTGAAGTGGGCGTTGCGGGCTAAGGTTCGTACAGTGGTCCAGGGGGACCCAACACTCAATTCTTTCACTTGATTGCTAATGGCAAGCACAGAAAGAAGAGAATATTTCAGCTTGAGCAAGATGAAGGAACGATTGTAGGGCAGGACAACCTGAAAATTTACATCACCGAGTATTATAAGCAGTTATTTGGACCTCCGGAGGATAGTTGTGTATCCCTTGATGAGTCCAGGATTGAGGATGTGCCTCAACTAACTGCTAACGAT
The Aegilops tauschii subsp. strangulata cultivar AL8/78 chromosome 3, Aet v6.0, whole genome shotgun sequence genome window above contains:
- the LOC109769107 gene encoding phospholipase A1 PLIP3, chloroplastic; the encoded protein is MDALRFLGAVRPATPPQPPVAPPPAQRQQQQTRAAMPRLWPRGERRGAGASGEVRGDEAGTRPDAEERRQGNQQTRAAMPRLWPRGERPGAGASGEVRGEEAGTRPNAEDRRQGNWVLQMLRVQPRWADQADAEAAGGGRGRGGQEDEAPDVSGAERCASCDGGDDEEGCAVGADEGGGEVFDRASFSRLLRKVSIEDAKEYSRMSYLCNIAYMIPKIQPKCLRRYSLQFVTTSVQEKDRANPDRKQEQSTEKGESPDKKPRVVKNAAAALGSKEEEGNGLAINPFGAYQVMSSAASYLHSRAMGINPFGSRTNGKNDPTTIMAIVSGENGEGLTLDEASFVATTNSVTSMVAAKEETRQAVADDLNSSRSCPSEWFICDDDQGSTRYFVVQGSETIASWQANLLFEPVKFEGLDVLVHRGIYEAAKGMYHQMLPYVRSHLRNYGKSAELRFTGHSLGGSLALLVNLMLLMRGEAPAASLLPVITFGAPCIMCGGDHLLRKLGLPKSHVQSITMHRDIVPRVFSCNYPDHVANILKLANGNFRSHPCLTNQKLLYAPMGEVLILQPDKRLSPHHHLLPQDSGIYYLGDSAGISLKLLQSAVSAFFNSPHPLEILKDSGAYGPKGTVYRDHDVNSYLRSVRGVVRKEVRRLREAERERWQLLLWWPLAVHGVLATGIGGWGELADAVARGGKQAARQAQQHARLLALFLLPVKLLVLGALLAVGLR